The segment GGCAAGGGCCAGGCGCTGATCGCTGGTCTCCAGCAGGTCAAGGCCACCGCTCAGGATGTGCCGGCCCGGATCGACTCGGACGTCGTCGGCTCGTGGAGTTTCGGCGCCGGGACGCCCGCCAACCTCGGCGGCACCTACAGCAAGTCGCTCCACTCCGCGCCGGACGGCAGCTCCTGGCTGTTCAAGGCGGACCACAACGGCGGGGTGATCGCTCACTCGGAGGCGGCCGCCTCCCACGCGCTCTCGCTGGGCGGCGTCCCGGCGGTCCCGGTGTACGTCAAGGAAGTCGGCGGCAAGGTCGGCAGTGTCCAGCCGATGCTCAAGGGCGCCACCCACTTCTCCTCCGACCCGCACAAGTGGTCGCAGTCGGACGTCGACTCGATCGTGCGCTCCCACGTCGGCTCATGGATTATCGGCGACCACGATGGCCACCAGGCCAATGTTCTGCGGACCGCGTCGGGCGGCCTGGTGCAGATCGACCGTGGGCAGGCGTTCAAGCACTGGGGCAGCGACAAGCTCTCCCTGGGCTACGCCCCCTCCGGGGGAGGGTCGTACGACCCGGTCCACCAGAAGCTCTACTCCGCGGCGCTCAGCGGCGGCCTGGCCGACGGGGTCAAGGTGAACCACGCCGTCGTGCAGCCCGTGATCAAGAACTTCGAGGCAATCCCGGACAGCCAGTGGCGCTCCATGCTGCACTCCACCGCGTACGAAGGCGCGAAGGCCGGCAGCGGTGTGCACTGGGTGCCCGCGATGCGCAAGCAGGCCGCCAAGAAGCACGGCATCGCGGCCGCGAAGGTCAGCACCGAGCAGATCGCCGAGGCGTTCCTCGACCATGCCGTCGAACGCAAGCAGAACCTCCGCAAGGCCTTCGCGGAGTTCTTCGTCAAGGACCTGAAGATGCCGCAGGCGGCGTCGCTGAAGCACGGAGCTGAGTGATGGGCACCAACTCGAAGAGCAGCCACGAGTCCTACGCCGTCTCCCCGACGGTTTCGACCGAGGCACCCCCGGAGCCGCCGAACCTCGCGGCTCCCGGCCCCGAACCGGTGAGTGAGATCGACCCGGCAGTGCTCGCGTCGATGCTGATGCCCGACTTCACCGGCGAGGTGCCGCTGGCCGAGCAGGGCGGCGTGTGGACCACCGACGGCGAGCCGGTGCTCGGCGGGCAGGCGTCCGGTGAGATGCCGCCGGCCCCAGAGCCTGAGGAGCAGCAGCCGGAGGCCGCGGGCACACCCGTGGATGAGGCTGATGAACACGAGTCCGCGCACGAGCCGGCCGAGGAGGAAGCCGCCGCCACCGCTCCCGCCGCCGAAGAGGACACCGAAGGTGCGGCCGGAGCCGCGCCCGCGTTCGAGGAGGAGCCGGAGGACGTCGATCCGCCGCTGACGCCCGTTCCGGATGCTCCGGTGGCCGGAGCAGCCCTCGGCACCCCGATCCTGGTCGGAGGAGAGGACTTCCTCAACTCGCAGGCGGCGCTGGTCTCCTACATATCCCCCGACGGTCCTCGCGAAGTACTGCTCGCGCACGTCAGTGAGGAGGCCGAGGGCAAGCTGCTCGACGCACTGAGCGTGTCGGGGACCAAGATGGTGGACGTCCAGGTCGAGGAGGAGACCAAGGAGCGCCTGGCGCTGGACAAGAAGGCGCAGCTCGCCGAGCTGGTGACCGCGGCGACGACCTCGGTGCAGCACAAGCTCAAGGGCGGCGGCCCGATGTCCGAGGCGTCGATCCAGAAGCACCAGAAAGCTCTCGACGCGGTGAACGCGGTCCTTGCCTCGCCGAACCTGACGGACGACGAGAAGGCCATGGCCCAGTACTACCTGGACCAGGTCAACACCGTCGGCGAGAAGATCCAGAACGGCGGTGCGCCGATGGCGCACTTCGATCCGCACGGCCTGCCGGTTACCAAGATGGTGACCAAGCAGATACCGGCGCCGGCAGACGAGCCGGAGCCGGGGATGCTCACCGCGCAGCTGCGCGACGCCAGCCGCATCAAGGCCTCGCTCGACGAGCAGAGCGGCGAGACATCCTGGGACGGCAAGAGCCGCAGCAAGGCGAACGGCAAGGAGTACGCGATCGACCTGGGCGACGGCTGGAGCGCGGTGTACCGGCCTTACGCGGCGAACGACCCGAAGAGTACCGAGTTCTCGATGCGTGGCCAGCTCGAGGTCCACGCTCCGGTCGGCGCCGGCCACGGCAAGCAGCTCGTCGACCGGCTGGAGCAGCTGCACCTGGTCAACGCCCCGATGACGGCCGCTGAGGGCGAATGGACCTATCTGACCAATAATGTGACCGCGCAGAGCCTGGCGAACGAGGCCGGGATGAAGGCCGCCTTCGCCGAGGCCAAGGGGCTGGAGGACCTGCAGGTCCAGGAGATCGTGCACCAGCGCGCCGAGTCGCTGATAGGCCTGGGCGAGGACGAGCTCCACTACCAGGTCAAACGCATTCAGCTGGAAGCCGCGCAGAAGGTCCTGCCGAAGAAGGTGAAGGTGCTCAGGGAGGCCGTCGCCAAGGCGACCGGTTTCGACAGCGGGGACGCGCTGGCGGCCAGCGCTGGGTACGACCCCACGCCGGCGACGTCCGGCGGCTGGCTGACGTGGTCCCGGTTCGACGTCACGGGCAAGACGGCACAGATCAAGGAGGCGTACAAGGGCCGGTCGCTGACGCACAGCATCGGCAAGGGCGACATGGTCGCCCTGTTCGGCACCGGGGTGCTGGCCTCCACGGAGAAGCGCGCGGTCATGGGCATCGGCGGCGGCCTCGGGATGTCCGAGCAGCAGGACAAGTACACCGGCGGAGCGAACTCGGTCTTCCTCCGCGTCTCGAACACCCCTGCCTCGGGGTACGGCGGCCAGTTGATCTGGGACGACCCGTCCGTCCTGATGCGCCGGTCCGACTACTACGCCTACAACGGCGACAAGTACGGGGTCAGCCCGGACAAGAAGAAGGCGGCGGGCTTGACCCGCGACCCCTTGAAGATCGCCACGCACAACGCGTCCAACAACGAAATCATGTTCCGCGACGGCATCGACTTGCTGGGCGCGGAGGCACCCAGCCGCATCGTCTGCCACTACGCGCACCAGCGCACGGCGCTGCTGGAGTCGTTCAAGGCCCGCGGTATCACCCACCTCGGCGGCAAGCCCGTCGAGGACGTCGTCAAGAGCAGCCACTGAGGCCACAGGCCCAGCCGTACAGAAGGAGAATGTCCGCATGAGCACTACCTGGCAGACCCGGCTCGCTGATCTCATCGCCGGCAACCACAGCAGCAGCGGAGATCCGGTCGACGCCGGCGCGCAGCTGAGGGTGTTCGACGACGAGGGCACCGAGGTGTTCCTGCAGGCCCTCGCCCGCCACCACCGCCTCGACGAGGACGACCCGCAATTGATATGGATACGGCCGCTGGTCGGCGGAGCGGAGTCCGCGGAACTCGGCTACCTGTTCAACCTCAGTGCGACCCGGCGCCGGGGCCTGGGCTGGACTGGGGCCCGGCTGGAGGAGAACGGCGATGTCGTACTGCTCCTGCGGTCCGGTGAGACCGCGATCGTGCAGCCGGCCGAAGGTGAGCTCCTGGCCGAGCTGCAGCGCTGGGACCGCTTCACTGACCGGCTCACCCGCGAGGAGGAAGCGCAGCTCGACGCCCTGGACTCCGACTCGTGGCACGGGCAGTTCTCATGACCGCGGCCACGGCATCCGGCCGGCCCGAAGCGTCTTGACATGATGGTCCCGCCGCCGGCAGCTCGCCGGCGGCGCTCCGCCGGCGCCCGAGCCGGCACCGAAGGAACGGAGGAGGTACCAGCGTGCGGAACCAGCGACGCGGCGTCATGAGCTTCGACGGCCAGCGGCTGGCGCAGGCCCGGGGCCGGCGTGGATGGACCCCGAGCGAGCTGGCCTCCAAGGCCGCCGTCACCGTGACGGTCCTGAACCAGTACGAGGCCGAGGAGCGCCGACCGGATCCGGGCACGCTCTCACGCCTGGCCAAGGTCCTCGACTGCCAGGTCGCCGACCTGCGCCGGCCGACTGTCGTGACGCTGCGGGAGCTGCGCGAGCGCTCGGGTGCCGGCCAGGAGGATGCGGCTGCGGCTGCGGGGTGCGTGCGCAGCACGTACGGGATGCTCGAGCAGGGACGCACCAAGACCCTGGCGCCGCAGGCGGCCGAGGGCCTCGCGGTGCTCTTCGGAGTGGAGCGCGACGTCGTGGAGGCCGCGCACGCCGCCTCGGTGGCCGTACAGGCGTCACGACCGGCACCCCTCGTCCTGGAGGGAGCTCTTCTGGAGGGCTTGGCGGGCCACTTCGGCATGGCCTCCGAGGACCTGCTCCGCCTGGCGCAGCGCCTGGCGGCCGGCGAGGGTGGTGAGTCCCGGTGACCTACCACCGCGGGCACCCTCTGACTGTCGCCCGCCACGAGGCCCTGCTCAGCCGGCTTCCTTCGAGCGAAGCCGAGTTGCCGGTGGACACGCGTTGGCTCCGAGGACGTGCCGAGCTGTTCCGTCAGGCGGCACAGCGGCAGTTCACTCTCACCTTCGACACCGCCTGGTACGCCGAGGTCACCGGCATGGCCTTCCACCCCCACTACGTCGCCCAGGTCTACCGGGGGGAGCCGGAGGCACGTCTGGAGACGCCGCTCATGGTGGTGAACCTGAGCAAGGTGGCGACGCGGGCGGACGCCGACCGTGCCCTCGCGCACGAGTGCATGCACTTGCGGGTCCCCTCCTACGGGCACAAACGCGAAGCGTTTGCCTGCGCGCAGGAGATCTTGGACCGCGTCGGTTCGCTCGCCGCATAGCCGGCGCGGCGGCCGCCGTGCCCGGTTGCCCCCGACCTCGGGGGCGCCGGGCACGGCCCGGCCCCCTGGTACTACTGGCCCCGGCACCGGCGGTCTCCGCCGAAACCCATCCCTCACATATTGCTTAACGCAATGAATGTGCGTATAGTCATTGCTGTGAGGGCGGGAGAACACCACACACCGAAGTCCACTCCGTAGGAGCCGCCTTGTGCGGCTCGCCCCTCCGCCACTCCCCCCGGGCGGCGGGGCCACGAGGCCCGGACCAGGCCACCCCCTCCCGGCCGGTCCGGGCCTCACCCCCTTCTGCGATCCGTCGAGGAGACGACATGCCCGGAACCATCAGCCCCGTCCTGGACGCGATAGAGGACGCCGCCCGCCATGCCGCCATCGCCCGCGCGATCGGCCCGGAGAGCGGCACCCCGTCCGGCCAGGAGCCAACCACCCTGGAATCGGACTCCGAGTCGGAGGGCGTGGCAGCCCTTCTCCGCCACCGGCTCCAACTGGACGACAGCATCCGGCTCAGCGTGTACGAGGACGCGAACCACCCGCTGTTCCCCGGCGCGCAGCACTTCCGCGCGGCCCGCGTCCAGCTCTCGCACGGCCGACGCAGCTACTTCTTCATCGCCGCCTACGACGCCGCGACCACCCGGCTGGCCTTCAGCGTCATAGCACCGTGCTACGCCTGCCTCTCCCCGGTGCCCGCCGCGGCGATCGACACCCTCGCCGACTTCGGCGACTGGCTCATGGACGCCCGCGACCAGCGCGAAGCCCCGCAGTTCCGCTCCTCACCCGTCCACCGCGCCGACTGCCCGGTGCGCGGCGACTGACCGCCTCGCCCGCACCACCCGGTGCCCCAGTACGTCCCAGGTGCCCCCGGCTCGAAAGAGGCGGGGGCACCTGCATGAACGGCGCGCCGCGCCTCTACGCCGGCGCATCCCATCTGGCGTGGAAACCGGCCGGGCCGCGAGCGTCGCCCGTCCCCGTCGCGGCCCGCGAGCCGACGCCGCCCGCCTCCACAAGAAGCGAGAGCAGCAGTGAACACCTCTGCCCCTGCCACCGTCATGGTGCACGCGAAGGCGGCCCGGACCGCCGTCCACGACCTCACCCTCACCTTCAGCCTGCCGGAAGGCGCAAGCGCCGACCCCGCGGCGATCCGTCGCTACATCGAAGACCTCCAGCCGGGCGTCCGCTCTGCCGCGTGCACGGACGCCACCCTGGACCAGGTCACCGATGTCGTGCTCGTCGACGTCCTCGGCATCGAGCCGTCGACCCACGGCGGCGACGCGGGAGTCCGCGATGACCGGTGACTCACACGGGCCCTTCGGTCTTGTACTTCTCGACCCCAAGGCCCTGAACGGCGCACCAACGGACGACGGGTTCCGCGAACGGCTGGCCGACTGGCTGCTGTTCATGGTCCCGATGTTCATCTCCGAGCAGAGGAACGCGAGCGCCGAGGAGATCGACCGAGCCCGCTCCGACGCTCTGGAGCAGATCGCCTCCCATGGCGACGACCTCCAGTTCGGAGGCAAGCACCAGAGCTCGTCCCGGACAGCCCTGGCCAAGGGCTTCGCCATCCTGGCCCGCGCCGAGGGAGGGCTCACCGCACTCGGTGTCCACGCCTGTACCGCGCCGCACCCCTTCTGCCCCGGCGAGCGAGCCATCACCCCCAACCTCTGCGAGACGATGAAATGACCACCGCGCTGGAAGCCGCCGCCCCGAAAAAGAAGAAGCCCGCCGAGAAAAGGCTCCTCACGCAGAATTCCCAGCTGCGCAAGGAAGGGATTTTCAACTGGACGCTACCGGCTTTCGTTGTGAAACTCCCCGACGGGAAGAATTTCAACGTATGCAGCCAGGCAGGCGCATGCGCATCGCTTTGCTACGCCCGAGTCGGCGCCTACAGGTTCAAGAATGTCCGCGCCGCACACATTCGCAATCTTCTGCTATGCCGGGACTCCCCCAAGGAGTGGGAGGAGCGCATGTCGAAGGAGTTGGAGCACGCACGCTACCAGGGGAAATGGGTCCGCTTGCACGATTCTGGAGATTTTTTCTCGGATGAATACGCGCTCGCATGGATGCGCATCATGAAAAGCGCTCCGGGCGTACGGTTCTACTGCTACACCAAAGAGATTTCCCGGTTCCGGCGACTGGTCGAGAACGACGCTCCGGACAATTTCCTTTGGTGCTACAGTCTCGGCGGACGCGAGGATCACCTCATCGACCTCAAGAACGAGAGACACGCAGACGTCTTTCCCGATGTGGAGGCGCTCGTTGCCGCCGGATATTCCGATCAAACCGAGTCGGACCTTCTGTCGGTGCTCAGCGACTCACCACTCGTCGGAATTCCTGCCAATCGGATTCCGCATCTGCTCAAGCTCCAAGGCTCGGACACCTTCTCCAGCCGGCAGCGGGCCCTGGACGAGAAGAAGCACCGACGCGCGACCGAGAAGGCGTACCGGCTGGCATCGTGACCGGATGCCCGGCACCGGCGCGAGGGCGGGCCCAGCACTCAGCTGGGCCCGCCCTCGCGGTATTCCGCGCCCCGGGGGACACGCCAGCCCGCCACATTGCGGAAGTCTATGAGTTTGGGTAATCTCCCTGGCGAGGTCGCTCCCTGCGGCACTCGGCCAGCGCACAAGAGCGGCCGGCGGACGGATCCGCCGGCCGTGACCACAGACAGAGCCCGGTCGCCCCCGTGGGCGGTCGGGCACTACCGCCGGCCCAGCTGGCCCCGATGGAGCGATCATGATTCCCGCAGGTTACGAGCGCAAGCACACCAACTTCGACCGCATGGCCGCGCGTTACAACGTGGACCGGACGTCCGCCTTCAAGTGGTCCTCGGAGGAAGGCTTCCCCGACGTCCTCTTCACGGCCGGCCAGGGCGGGCTGCAGATCTACGACGAGGACGAGGTGGACGCCTGGCTGCGCGAACACCACTTCGGCACCTGGGTGCAGTCGCAACAGGGCAAGAAGAACCCGTTCGACCTGCCCAAGGGCGGTCCTCGGGACCTCCTGACACTGCGCCGCATCGGCGAACTCGAGGGACGGGCCCTGAACCGGGACGCCACTCCGGTCACCACCCTGCGCACCTACCTGTCCAAGAAGATCCTGCCGCCGGCCGACCGCACCCCGGACGACGGCGGCCAGCCGACGGTCACCGAGCCGATGTGGTTCCGCGAGACCGCCTACGCCTACATCACCCGGCCGCGGCGCACGCGCCGAGCCTCCAAGGGGAATGCGGACGAGCGGCCGGCGAAGCCGGAGCAGGCCACCGGCGCCGGCGACCTGCTCGACCTGGACCTGCCGGAGGGCGCGGACACCGACCTGCTCACCCTGCAGGAGATCGGCGAACTGGACGGCGAGGCCCGCGGGCGGGGGAAGGCCACCACCGTCGGCACCCTGACGAACTACCTGTCGCAGAAGTTGCTGGCGCCGGCGGACCGGACGCCAGGCGACGGGCAGGAGCCGGCCGTCGACGAGCGCAAGTGGTACCGCTCGACCGCCTACACCTTCATCCGCCGCCCCGGGCGCCTGGGAGCAGCAGCGCGTGCTCCCAGGCGGGACGCCGAGGCCCAGGGGCCGCTGCGGGACGACCTGAAACTGCCGCCGGGCGCGGACACCGACCTGCTCACCCTGCAGGAGATCGGCAAGCTCGACGGGAAGGTGCGCGGCCGGGGCAAGGCCACGACCGTGACGTCGATGCGGACGTACCAGTACAGCGGGCTGCTGGCGCCGGCGGACCGGACGCCGGGCGACGGGCAGGAGCCGGCCGTCGACGAGCCCATGTGGTACCGCTCGACCGCCTACACCTTCATCCGCCGCCCCGGCAAGCTCGGCGGAGCCCGCTGATGGCAGACACCGCGCCGGCCTCCGCGGTCGGCCCCCGGCACGACAGGACGGTGAAGTGATGAGCACCAGCAAGCCCCCTGCGGCGCGGCTGACCCGTGCGGGGATCGGAGAGACCTACGGCGAGGGCGAGCGGACGGTCGATGCCTGGGTGCGGCTGCTCAACTTCCCCGCCCCCGTCGCCAACGGGGAGTGGGACGCCGAGCAGGTCGACGCCTGGGTCAAGACCAGCCGGCCGCAGTCCTGGCCCGGCCGGGCGGTTGCCTCCGCGGCGGACACCCCTGCGGCCGCACCGGCAGCGCCCGCCGGCGCGGAGGAGGCCTCCGAAGAGGACGAGCTGCTGGGGAAGTCCGGCCTGGCGGTGCGGTACCGAGTCGCCGAGACGACCGTGGACACCTGGACCAAGGTCGATGGCTTTCCCGCCGAGGCGGAACCCGGCCGGTGGCGCTCCCACGAGGTCGACACCTGGGTCGAAGAGCACCGGTCGCACGTCTGGGCGGAGTTCAAGGGCGAGGGGCCCATGGTCGTCATCCCACCTCCGGAGGGCAACCCGAAGGACCTCTACGACATCAGCGGCTACGGGATGATCCTCGGCAACGCCACCCGGGGCAAGCCGCTGCCCCGGACGACGGCGCAGAACTACAAGCGGCAAGGCCACCTGGAGCCACCGGACCGGACCCCGGGGGACCGGAAGCGGCCCGAGGTGTTCGAGGACATGTGGTACCTGGAGACGATCACTAGGCACGTGTACTCGCGCAGGGGGCAGGGACGGGTGCGTGCCGGCCGGACGCGGCGCACGAACCGGAAGAAGAGCTGACCGGCTGGACGGCGGGTCATGGAAACGGGGTGTGGCCCCAGGGAAGAATCCCTGGGGCCACACCCCGTTGCGCAGCTCAGCTGCACCACGTTTCAGCGACGGTGGGTCAGCTTGCGCCACCGCGAACGCCGAACCGGGCGAAAGGCGGCCCGCTGGGGCTCCTCACCGGCCAGCTGGAAGACCGCGTCGAGCATCTCGGGGTGGTTCGGCAGCGTCCAGTAGTTGCCGAGTGCCCGATTGACCTCCCGCAGCGCGTCCAGCGGCGGCACGCCGTCGGCGAGGTGGCTGTACAGGGCCGCGATGGCGGGGGTGCGGCTGCGCCCGGCCACGCAGTGGAGCAGGACGCGCTTGCCCTCCCGCCGGAGCCGCAGGACCTCGCGGGCGGCCTGGTCGAGGGTGAAGTGGAGGTGCGAGTTCGCGCCAGACTTGTCGACCAGCCACACCCGGGAGTGCTCGACGTCGGTGCCGGTCAGGATCGGGTCGGAGCCGACACGGCAGAGGGAGACGACCGCGTCGACCGGTGCGGGACCGGTGTACTCGGTCAGGGCCAGGTTGCCCAGGAAGAGCCCGGGGTCGCGGGGGTGCCGGACGGAGAACGCCTTGCCCGAGGAGAGCGGAGTCGTGACCCGGGGGGCGGACGGCCAGCCGTCGCGGTCGCTCTGCCCGGTGCGGGCCGTCAGCACAGCGAGACGGACGAGGTCGGCGCTGGTGTTGGACGGCCAGCCGTGGACCTTCCGCTGCCAGGAGAGCGGGATGGCCGAGCAGCCCCAGCGCGCGCCGAGCAGAGCACCGGCGATGGCGGCGACGGTGTCGGTGTCGCGGCCGGTGCGCACGGCGGCCTCCAGTGCGAGCTGGAAGTGCTGCGCGGCGAAGCCGCCCTGCTCCGGCTGGTCCTCGGGCACCGGCGTGCGGACGATGGCGGACCACGCGGCCTGGAGGGCTTCGACCACCCAGCCGTTGCGCTGGAAGTGGCGCGGGGGGTGGGCCTCGGCCTCGTCCAGGCGGGCCGCCCACACGCCACGGCGC is part of the Streptomyces sp. NBC_01216 genome and harbors:
- a CDS encoding helix-turn-helix transcriptional regulator, giving the protein MRNQRRGVMSFDGQRLAQARGRRGWTPSELASKAAVTVTVLNQYEAEERRPDPGTLSRLAKVLDCQVADLRRPTVVTLRELRERSGAGQEDAAAAAGCVRSTYGMLEQGRTKTLAPQAAEGLAVLFGVERDVVEAAHAASVAVQASRPAPLVLEGALLEGLAGHFGMASEDLLRLAQRLAAGEGGESR
- a CDS encoding GP88 family protein, coding for MTTALEAAAPKKKKPAEKRLLTQNSQLRKEGIFNWTLPAFVVKLPDGKNFNVCSQAGACASLCYARVGAYRFKNVRAAHIRNLLLCRDSPKEWEERMSKELEHARYQGKWVRLHDSGDFFSDEYALAWMRIMKSAPGVRFYCYTKEISRFRRLVENDAPDNFLWCYSLGGREDHLIDLKNERHADVFPDVEALVAAGYSDQTESDLLSVLSDSPLVGIPANRIPHLLKLQGSDTFSSRQRALDEKKHRRATEKAYRLAS
- a CDS encoding ADP-ribosylglycohydrolase family protein — translated: MRSSSASPRPSTDLGPCPADTDPAPRLDEKATDRAAGVILGAAAGDALGVPYEFQPSMSDSQFPEMKGGGPFNFAPGEYSDDTQMHVCIAEVAATGADLRTPEALDAIATNFLRWYGGGPADVGNQTRSVLGTTARGKGNSPSEVMLAVSRRYATANPKSSAGNGSLMRTGVLALAYLDDVNAMAEAARLVSELTHADPDCAEACILWCSGIRTAVLTGTFDGVREGLELLPEARRGVWAARLDEAEAHPPRHFQRNGWVVEALQAAWSAIVRTPVPEDQPEQGGFAAQHFQLALEAAVRTGRDTDTVAAIAGALLGARWGCSAIPLSWQRKVHGWPSNTSADLVRLAVLTARTGQSDRDGWPSAPRVTTPLSSGKAFSVRHPRDPGLFLGNLALTEYTGPAPVDAVVSLCRVGSDPILTGTDVEHSRVWLVDKSGANSHLHFTLDQAAREVLRLRREGKRVLLHCVAGRSRTPAIAALYSHLADGVPPLDALREVNRALGNYWTLPNHPEMLDAVFQLAGEEPQRAAFRPVRRSRWRKLTHRR